A single window of Zea mays cultivar B73 chromosome 10, Zm-B73-REFERENCE-NAM-5.0, whole genome shotgun sequence DNA harbors:
- the LOC103642019 gene encoding probable WRKY transcription factor 35, with protein sequence MCDFFLPRMEGDQAGGGDLTDIVRSGGAVPSSAAEATARDEWQLHQGEPPMLFPPLPSSTATASEAGCAAGSTGANVFGADDPFSGLVDPFCTDYYSSCADFLDATMPDAMPKVGFDAAICGGSGSGCGGGGGQGQLIDVRRKQPLLPRGVQMLPVGALAPREIQPYPAFASDMVKLGITAGQVAGCAIDAAVVGMQMPSPRAAGGIKRRKNQARKVVCIPAPTAAGGRPTGEVVPSDLWAWRKYGQKPIKGSPYPRGYYRCSSSKGCSARKQVERSRNDPNMLVITYTSEHNHPWPTQRNALAGSTRNHHGKNSSGSSGSKGSQNEKQEQQQPSNVKEEPKDPAATTTATSTITTLTTSISPAAVVKEETLAAGSSEALGQVMDTAVADHNIELMDQVFSESYRPMIPEAGHPDDFFSDLAELESDPMSLIFSKEYMEAKPSGGDRGHHEKAISKDLDPLFDMLDWSANSSSAGSSFEQGKRG encoded by the exons ATGTGCGACTTCTTCCTTCCGCGGATGGAGGGCGACCAGGCCGGCGGTGGCGACCTTACCGACATCGTCCGGTCCGGCGGGGCCGTCCCTAGCAGCGCCGCCGAGGCCACGGCGAGGGATGAGTGGCAGCTCCACCAGGGGGAGCCGCCGATGCTCTTCCCGCCGCTTCCCTCGTCGACGGCGACGGCATCGGAAGCAGGCTGCGCCGCAGGGAGCACCGGCGCTAACGTCTTCGGCGCCGACGACCCTTTCTCCGGCCTCGTGGACCCGTTCTGTACCGACTACTACTCCTCATGCGCCGACTTCTTGGACGCCACCATGCCGGACGCGATGCCCAAGGTCGGCTTCGACGCGGCTATCTgtggcggcagcggcagcggctgcGGAGGAGGCGGAGGCCAGGGCCAGCTGATAGACGTGAGGCGGAAGCAGCCTCTCTTGCCGCGTGGGGTGCAGATGCTGCCGGTTGGCGCGCTGGCGCCGAGGGAGATACAACCGTACCCGGCGTTTGCCAGCGACATGGTCAAGCTCGGAATCACGGCCGGGCAGGTGGCCGGGTGCGCCATCGACGCCGCCGTCGTCGGCATGCAGATGCCCTCGCCTCGCGCCGCGGGCGGGATCAAGCGCAG GAAGAACCAGGCAAGGAAGGTGGTGTGCATCCCGGCGCCGACAGCAGCAGGGGGGAGACCAACTGGAGAGGTGGTTCCTTCTGATCTCTGGGCCTGGAGGAAGTACGGCCAGAAGCCTATCAAGGGTTCTCCTTATCCAAG AGGGTACTACAGATGCAGCAGCTCAAAAGGATGCTCAGCGCGGAAGCAAGTGGAGCGAAGTCGGAATGACCCCAACATGCTCGTCATCACCTACACCTCCGAGCACAACCATCCATGGCCGACTCAGCGCAATGCCCTGGCTGGGTCAACTCGGAACCACCACGGCAAGAACAGCAGCGGCAGCTCAGGTTCCAAGGGCTCACAGAACGAGAAGCAAGAGCAACAGCAACCAAGCAACGTCAAGGAAGAGCCCAAGGATCCGGCGGCCACGACGACAGCCACTAGCACGATTACTACGTTGACAACTAGTATTTCTCCGGCAGCGGTTGTGAAAGAGGAGACGTTGGCAGCTGGATCATCAGAAGCATTGGGGCAAGTCATGGATACAGCAGTAGCAGACCACAACATTGAACTCATGGACCAGGTGTTCAGTGAGAGCTACAGGCCGATGATACCGGAGGCCGGCCACCCTGACGACTTCTTCTCCGACCTCGCGGAGCTGGAGTCAGATCCCATGAGCTTAATCTTCTCCAAAGAGTACATGGAAGCGAAACCAAGTGGTGGTGATCGTGGCCATCACGAGAAAGCAATATCCAAGGACTTGGATCCACTGTTTGACATGCTAGATTGGTCTGCTAATTCTTCATCAGCAGGGAGCTCATTTGAGCAAGGAAAGAGAGGCTAA